AAATAGGCTAAAAGTTTTAGTGATGGTTGACTGCTGTATAACCCCCAAACCCGGTAATTCAGGATGGTTATCGATGCGTGAAATTGAGACGAAAATCTACACGATGACGTCACGCTGTTGGCGCTTGATTAGCCCGTAACTGCTACTACAATGGAAATGACATTGCGTCTTGATAGCGGGGTAAACTCGAACTCGGCGTGTACGCACGTGGCGGATAAGATTTTTCGCACCAGGAATTAATTGCGAATGCCAAAATTTACGAATGACAGGCTTTTCAACCGCCTAAAAActaaaaatttgaaagacgttaaaactttcagaaaaaaagtttaatgaAACAGAAAAACAAGCATACTGAAGTGAAAACCCGCTCACTCTTTTTAAGTGCCAGATTTTGCCTGAATTTCTCATGTACtgacgcttattttggttattcGTATACATACCTCTGATGTTGTAGAGTTGATACTTTGGTATTTTCTTTGGCCGGGATTCCCTCCGAACACTTGATACTTTCATATGTTCGTCCATCATGTCCGTCATAATCCTGATTTCGTTTTCTTCGTAGGCTTCTCCCTCCGGGTCGAAGGGCTTATGTTCCGTGACTGCAGGTGGCGGGTACCACCCGTTATCGTTAGCGGCAGGCCCTGGGTCACCAACGAGAAGCTTCCAATCACCAACTctggaaaaaaaatttatgATTAAGTGATCATGATTGACTATTTGAGGCGGTGTGAACCAGACTCTACTGTGTATTAAGTGACATGTGAGGCAACTGAGCAAGTATTCCTTTCACTTCTTCTGCATTCCTACTAAAGGATTGTAGTATTTGGTAGAAGACGGCGACTGTTGAAATCGGCAAACGCACTTAGCTCCCTTCTCAAACTCTCCTACACACCATGGCTATTCACACCCACGATAATCCAACTAAAATAGTTGCgtatcatgttcatgccgacataccggcggtgaacatcaatcccAAGTCCTCACAACGACGGTATATCGGCCTGTATCGTGTTATACTATGCATTCGTCTCCACAACGCAAGAAATTAATAGTTCACCAGCAAATCAACTGGTTTCCTTATATCCATCATTATTGCACTGTAGAAcgtttcaaatcagaaaaatagGCGTATTTTGTGTTTTTAATAGACAATGGGTTGCCTACACCAAGTTTTGCGACTATCATTTCATGGTTTGTCTTGGGCTTTGTGTCGTCTTCTTAGCAGCTAAGATCGGTGACACTCGAGTATGAACAGCGTGATGATCATACCTTATTCCCGCTTGCGCCTTGTCCCGCCCTTTAACAttcaaattgtaaacaaatgaaTTTCTCGGCGATGACTGGTTGGCATTCAACGCCTGCCATAAACTGGTCCCGTCGATGTCGTAATCGGGAAGCTTTGCCTTAGCTACTTCGACGATTGTTGGATACCAGTCCACTGCATGCATCATCCTAAAATGTATAAGTTGATGAACAATACAATGGCCTCCGTGGACTTTTCGCATTTCTTCAGACCATCAAAACCCCACTCTCTTTAAAAAACTTTGTTTTCCTCTATAATACTGTTGAAGCGACGCTGACTTTGATTTTAGTGACGCCCAACTGAGTGCTTAGATGTGTCTTGTCCAGTCTTTTGGCTGTGACTTTGTCGTCTGAAATTACTACACGGTATGCTTCTGAAGGCAACCCAGTGATCAAAAGAATGATCCGCCTTCCCATAACAGAATTTTTTACAGTTCGCTGACCGAGTCTGTTATTGAAGGACCAGGAGGTAGACCGTACCTTTTTACAACACTCAGGAAAAAATGTACCTTACTTCAAGGATTATATGAGCATAgtttgtggagggggggggtgagaTTTAATCCCTTTAGGTCCTAACTGGCCGCAAACCTACCGCTGGACTTCGTCGATATATATAACTGGCCGCTAACCGCAAACCAGTGCGTACCTacccatcaccatcaccatctttACTTAAGCAATGAAGCAAATGCCGGTTTTCGGTCGGTAAAGGATCCATTGATTTTTATTATGGATATTTAGTGTCTGGCTTCTACAGGGGTCCTTCTGGGGGTCCTTGTGAgtaaaaaattatgaaatggtcCTGTGATATACGGGGAAACACATAAAAATGCTCCAGGATTTAAAGGGAAGGGTTAGCCTACCTTGTACTGCATTTTGCATTCACAGCACACAGAGGTCAGACTGGGAAACACATCACACGGACGTGTCTAAAAAGGATGTGTctgcaagggtgtgtcattttGATCACACTAATTATAACAAGAATATGGATAGACCTGGTTGATCAAGATCAATCTGGTTTTTATGACTTTTTCGTGCGTAAACCTACCCCGTATAAGTAAACCTTGATTTCTTCAACAGATTCCCGTAGACGAAAGCAGGGATTCGAGTTCCTCCTTCCCAGAGCGTACCCTTGTTCCCACGAAGAGGGAAGTTGTTGCCACCTCTTCGATACTGCCCTCCATTCTGAAGACAAGATTCACGAAATCTCCATGACTACAAAAATTGTAGATCTATAGCTGGTGAAAGCGAGACTAGGGATTTTAGACGTATAATTATTATGAATGGTAGGAAGTCCGGGATCTCCGGTTTCCGCCTACTTACACATGACTCAcattacaatcgcccaatattgttaTTTGTTGATAATTTCCTAGTTGACGCTAAGCTATAAATCACATATATGTTTTTACCAAAGATTAATCAAGCGTACTTTTCCAAGATTTGTATATAATGTTTCTTTAGCCACAAACCTTAATCCGTCCATGAGCCACAGGGCGGATTAATTCTAGGTACGGGAGCTGGGCACTTTCGTACTCTTTAATGATATTTTGCAGGACATCTTTAATATCGTATACcagtacatgtaggtgattAGTAGGTTACTTATTAATCGAACTGGACACTCCTGTCCGAGTGCAGCGGAGTGATACGTTACTAGTACACGCAATTAGAACTAACATCAGAGGTGAAGATGACAAGCGTACTGTCCATCATGCCCCTGTCCTCCAAAGCCGCCATGACATACCCAACGGAGTCATCCATGCTGGTCACCATTCCTGCAGCAGAAGCAAAGGCAAATGAAATAGATGGCGGTGCGAAGCTCTCAATCATATATTACCAGTCTTTcgataaagagtcaggcaacgtAAAGTTTCAACACTAAAGCCACCGCCCTCTCGTGTCACGCTCTgattcagagtctttcaataaagagccaggcaactagggaacgtatggtttcaacatcaaagccaccgcccgcTTCAAAAGACGCGCATTGGGAtggagctctctcgggtcacgccttgactcagagtctttcaataaagtgCCAGGCAACTATGCGGtacgtatggtttcaacatcaaagccaccgcccgttTCGAAAGGCGCcggttgggacagagctctctcgggtcacgcggTGACCCAAGCCAACCTTCGACTTTTAACCGATATATAACTCACCTGAAAATATTCTTCTGTTGTCGTCTTTGATGTTTGCATACATTTCTTCATATTTCTTCGGAACTTCTAGGGGTTCATGGACACTTTGGTAAGGCAGATAAAGAAACAATGGCTGGCTAGTGTTGTGTTGACGGATGATCCGTTCAACTCTCTCTGTGTAAAGATACTGAAATAAAGAGAACGGACTGAGAAGAGTTAATACTAACGCGCAGTACTGTATGGCCCAGGATCGTGTGTGGCGTTAAATCTAACTAGCACTAtccactagccgccaactttggtgACAAGAAGagttcaggcgttcaggactcttgcggcaaaaaaacgcctgtgaacgccgaagttggcggctagtgtgctgcgggctttagtgaaaaagtttgttttGAACAAGCGGGCCTCAGGCCGTATTTCACTTTTTGGCGTCAGTGGAAGGGGGAGCTGTGGGCCACTATATATGTCCCAAAAATCGCCATCTATCTGCAAGAAAACCCCGCACCCCACGATAAAAgttaaattgaaaaattgttttgacCTACCGTTGAATAAGATCCATTTTCGTTCTTCACTGGCAATTTGTCGTCTCGAAAGTCGGTACCCACAGTGGTGTGCGGAAGGGCTGAAGAGCGGAAAGATTGCTTggtgcattgtgtacattggGTACATTTTGTTTGTAGGATGAAACAAACCGGTCATCATTGTATCTTTTCACCTTTCACCTCTCAGTGCAGCGAAGTAATGGCTCCCATCGAGTTCTGACGGACTATACAATGTAGTATGTGACGCTGTGGAGACCATTGCCGTCAGTGATTAAAGAGGGTAAGAGAATcgtttgttccccggacattctatatTAGGTCACTGCAAACTTCTTCATCGGCAACAAAAACACGTTACTTTAAGGGAAGATGCCGGAAGAGGAACAGGCCAACTTACGTTCCAGTGGGATAGAATGTTGATAGTAGTCCTCCGCCGCATTGTAATATCCATAAAAGGAGTCGAACCCGCGATAGGTGGGAGTGTAGGCCCAGCTACAGAATCCTTGGTGCCACTTTCCAACAATATGTGTTGCGTATCCAGCATCCTTCAGCAGTGAGGGCAAGGTGGTAAGATTCAGTGGAAGACCATACGGCTGTTTCGAATTGATGACACCGTACTGAAATTTGAGAGCAGTATGCGCGTTAGGGGTCCATTTGCTCAATCGGCGTTAGAAACAAACGCTTGCATTAAGCTAACCTAAGCGTTATCTCCATCAGTAAATTTCAATTAGAATAGTACTTCCCACGATGACTGAGCAACCGAACCCCAACTAAAATCCTATTCCGAGGAGATTAACATTTAAATGTTCAGATATGAATAGATGGATTCATTGGAGTTCATGATGTTGATAATTtcgtcaaataatttcaaaataaaacttagACCAAACCACGGCAATTTGACGTTCAAGTCGCTCTCGTTCTCGTAAACTCCCTTAAAAGGAGACTTCAGGCAGCAGCCAGGTAGGcaatataaagttacacaaaatcgCCAACAGGGGTGTCTCCTATCTAACAGTATATTGAAAGTAACGGCATCGCTAAATAAACCATAACTCAGTCCCATAACTGCGCATATTAGCCACATAAACACAAACAATTTGACAAGTATAGCTTCTGTctgtcgtccccccccccccccccattaacCTCCCTATTTTGTGATGTTTCACTAACCTGCATGCCCGTGTGGTACGGAAATCTTCCAGACATAAAACAGCTTCTCGATCTTAAACGTAACAAACATGAGAAATTATCCGTTGTCGAAATCGGCTGGCGTTCATCTTTTTAAAATCCTGTGTACGGTTGACTTTGTATACCGTAATAACCACGGTATATATCGAAGCCAGGCGAGAAGAAAATCTAAGTTGGGTGCTCTGTTGACTGCCATAAAACCTTTCATGACACGATAACGCGTTTGGTATCTCAACATATACGTTCTATCCCAAATGAACTGTTggttctacatgtatacatgtaataaacaATACATCACTTTTATTACATACTTACGGTGAACACACTGGCATGACATAACTCTGGTTGAGGATGATTCCCGCCCTGGCCATTCTCTCGAGATTCGGCGAGATGATGTCTGGGTTGGTCCAGCTAACATCATTCCAACCTATGAGGGTAAAACTCTATCAAAAAAATCAACAATGAACGGATGCTTATCCATTTTGATAAGTGTATGAATCAATTCCGGCCCTATTGTTCAATAATTGTTGATAGATTTAGCGGCCTACTATATACCAGTATCACCATCACAATTGAGATGTCAGCTGCCTCTGGAATGTTAGATCCCAGGCCAGGCGGTGTCCCTCGGTAAGAATGTATGTCGCACCGGCTCTCGACGTTTCGAAATTCCCTCATGGCGGAAATTCCACAGTGCATTTTGTCATACGGAATTTCTTTCACGGTGGAATTAAACCCTTCTGGAGACATAGGCATGCAATTTTCACAGATGTTTCAATGATTCATCAAACTACATTACGTACGAGGGTATTTTGGGAGCTGAAATCTAAACGCAGTAGAGGGTAGAGTGGTAAATATAGAGGTTACTTACCTAAATCATCAGCAACGATAAAAACGATGTTGGTCTGGGTGTTGTCTGCCCTGGTGAGAGAGACGAAGCTAAGAATGAGGAATGTCGGCAAGAACATTCTTGTCATCATGGCTTTTGTAGCTGTTCCTGGTGTCTAGGATGTCCTTTAAAACTGTGCTGTCCTTATATGTCGCAGGGCCCGCACTGGCGTAAAAGGACAAGTCAAAGTCGTTACCTAGTACCAGTACTTTAGATTGTGTGTGCGTTTGTAAAATGTATGTAAGGCAACATACATGGAATGATAAAGACTGCACTATCTTAATAAATCAAAACAAACTTCAGTATATTATAGCCTTATCTGACCTTCTGAAGTTAATATATACAAAAACCATGATGTGTGTATTCCTCATGCGTAAGAATAATTAGCCATGCGTTGATATATCATCAAGAATTATAGTCTTTATTATTCAACTCTTGATATTATGCAACGTTGATTGATTGCTTTGTAGTTCGAAGATTTCGTTCGTAATTCCAATATTACAGGCAATAAAATAATGGGCGGCCATTCTGTAGTTCAAAGTTGTACTAGCATCTATGTTGATATCTGCTGCCAACGGACAGCCATTCTGTATTCATCCAActtgaatatttgaaagaaactaTGCATAgaaccaaaaatatatatatcgcTCGCCGTACCATATAGATATATGCATGTACTTCTATTTTCAGACACACTGGCATGCTAGCATGCTTGAGGTTTGCCATTCGCACCTATTCATATATTGCTCAAAGCGACAAGCATTCGCGTAAGCAACCTTACAATTGTTTTAATAATTTCAATACACAAATACGTTTCAAATACTCAACAGGTTTCATCGCTAAATGACACAGACTGTTTCATTTGATTTTCCTCAAATGAAACATGTCTCGCATTCAAAAGTCAGAAATATTTTCTCAGGATTAATTTTCAACAGGTCATATTTTGTAAACAGTCTCTGCAAAGGACCCCAATATGTTTTCATGTCAAACTCTTTTGCGAGTTCAGTCGCGTTACAGTCTGGAGCAAAGAACACAACAACAGGCGTCTCCTCAGGAAGAGCCTCTATAAGCTTCTTCAAAGGGGCCATTGCTGCGTTCGGCGAGTCACAATAAAGTAGTGCAATGCGGTAACCATGAATCGAAGGTTGGATGATTCCATAACCAATCACTCGACCGTTGTCCCGAGCAACGTAACACATCGTGCTTGGTTTCTCTAGGCACAACCTGATGAACCTCTCCCGAGATCCTACGGTGTTCAGCGCAGTGTCGTAATCGACAATATCTCGAAAAAAGGTTTCTTCATACGGGATAATGTCAAGTCCCTTGGATAACTATTTTGCCTTTATTTTAGAAGAGTCTATTTTTCCATCGTACACCACAAGCCTCCACTTGCCGATTTCCGTGAGGCCTAGCCTCTTGTATACTTCAACCATTTCCACCGGAGAAGATAATCCCGTGTTCCTGTTCCCCTTAAACGCCCAGCAGCGTTTAAATAGTGCGGAACCTAGGAAAGAAACGACAGATAATACACCAATTTGTTGCACAAGCCATGTCAACTTACACATCTATTATTATCAACGAGAGTattatcatggtgatattcaaagccaATGTCAATTCTATAACGATTTACCATCTTTTTATGCATTTCGTGCCATTATATTCTTTCATATGTaatgcacagagtcattcaaactatacGGAATTTTTGAGttgagttttctcaaaatgaaaagtttgctgattaaccactttgtgaaatcatcgacgaattATGATATGGGTAACTCCAACAAAAATCTCTGTTGTGATGTGCTCAATTTACTCTCAGCGctgaaaagaagaagttttgACTCCATACCTATGCCCTGTCCCCTCAAGTACTTCCTCACCACGAACATCCCCAAAAATGCCTGCGTGTCGCCCCAGTTTACACACATGCAGAAACCTGAAAAGGATGCATTCCATCAAAACGGCGAATAGTCTTTTTATGCTCATGACCTCTAAAAGGATTATGGGGTACTTGTGTCTTGACCCTGGCCATCTATCTGTCAGGTGTCTGGCGACATGCTGAAAATGTGTGGTTCACACTAATTAACAAAATCCTTGAAATTTAAGGGTTATTACAGGCCGATCCAGAAGGGGCATTTTGGGGGTCGTGGGAAGGACCCTCATACCCCCTTTATAAACTTGCGTTTGCATGcatgattttaaaatttctaGTTATTTTGACCCGGCTCCATCAACTTTCAGTTTGTTCCTACACACCTGCTATATTCATGCATACATCATACTGCTCTGTTGAAATTTAACTGAGAGGTGTTTGTTGGGCAAAAAATTACGAGCGTCAAAAACTGCCAAAATTCCGTTAGTGTTGCTCTCGGTTTAATATGGATTTATTAATTTCGTACAAAAAGAACAGAAATTCGTGTGATACATGTGTTGTGCACTGTGCAGATGAACAACTTCACTGAACTAACCTTGTACAACCTAATTATACATGATATATTctgccggtgtggcggggatagtagtcctagggctgatagtccgtgtaacaatagcccgcattgctaaatgttttggttagggttagcggtacaatagatcatgctgcttaattggtcaaatacaatgctaccggactatgactccagggggactatatccgctgtcacaccggtacaaTATTTTCACAAAGTTAGTTCTTGCAATCCGACTTATTTCCTCCTTCAACAGTACCTTTTGTCCAGACTCTCTCATAGCTATCTACTCTCTGATCTGTTGCTTCCGTGTTCGCATCCACTCTATTCACAATTAGACTACGAATATTTCAAACGGTTTTCGTCATAATTACAGAAACCGTATTTGCAACATATTCGGACTAGGTTTTTGCTCGGGTCAGACGCACTTCCAACTATTGACAAATTCGTACATGTTGTCAAATAAGTGTTTTTGGATTGGAACATACTTTCAATACGAAGATCCGACAACTGTGACCCTGATGAGAGACATGGCAAAATGTCGAACGGCTGGAGCGGGCAACATAGCGAATACCACACGGTCACGTAACGGGCATCAGCCAATCGTATTCATGGAATCTTACTTGAGGTATGAGACATCTCATTGTCCTTCTTTCTAATTGCATCTTCATGTTGATAATTCAGAGTCAGAATTCTATTTACCAATGTTTTCTCAATTGAGCTCTGCGATAAAGCATCCCTCAGGAGAAATCATGTACTGTGCAAGGACGTCGTGATATCGGATGTACCAGCCCTCTGCATCTCCAGTGTTGATCATATCTGGGACGTCATCTTCGGTCATTTGTCGCACAACAGCACCTGTTGGTAAAGCTGAAGCGAGGAAACGATCTCATAAACTGGGCGAATGGTCTTATTCATAGTGCTGAATGGGCTAAAAGTTACTGCCGTGTTTCAGGATAGACACCCTTGTTTTGCCTGGATTTGGTATGAACTTTAGACTGTTTTTGGATTAGACTAAATCTGCATCCACCGAACTGCTCTCCTCGGCATTCCTCAACTTGAATAACGACGCAGTGCACGTCAACCACAATTCCCTGAGAGTGGATGGAACAGGTCAGTAGGGACAGTGGGTCCGAGGTATATACTGTCTTTACCCAGTAAGACATCCTACAATGCCTCGACTGCACATGGGCAGTAGGCATTTTTTTAACCCGGTAAAAAGctcagtcaacagacaccactataccacctcacactcagaaaccacaaacgcccaacccttcctgctataCTTCTGGATGGGAATTTCCTTGTCATACACAAACAGCAAATACTGAGAACAAGAGCGATAATTTCATATTCACCAATCATGTACTTCACATGaaacaagttatcaaaattcTGATCGGACAAACGCTTCACTCAAGTCTCAGCCAGTTACATGAATCGGTACTATTGAGTTATCCTGGTACAATTTGCCCGACTctatttaaaagactctgggTACACTTACCTTTTTCTgctgacatttttttcacagatAAGTGACTCTTGAGTACATAATAGAGCATAAAATGGTGGTGACTGCCCAAGACACTGTTAGCTGCGGTCCGAAAGACTGGCACCGCTCCCTGCAGTCAGTTAGATGAACAATGTTGTGTAAGATACCAAATGAGTAGTGGAACACACAATGTCAACGAACTCGGATGAGCCGATGCaaccaatcaaaatcaaaagttgaTTGGTCTGCATGGTGCCGCGCCTACGCTGAGGTGATTGAAAATATACAAGGATGCGGCAGCTTTTGCTAGACGAGTTCCGGTGTTTATCCTGTTTGATATATATATCCATTCACACATCTGGTGGAGAACAGCCATTTTCACTCACTACCAAATTATCCATGAAGCGGGCATCCATGAAGCGGGCACCGGTTGAAATGGGATATATCGTGAATTGCATGGGAATAATGGAGTCTACCTTCCGCAATGGAGGGAAATTTGAATTAAGTTGCAAGAATTCTTtctgaaaatgaaacggccaggagCCATCGTGCttaccgtatagatatttggtggtaaggaattcttcctggttaagaaacactCTACAGgtgtagtatataggtcaaaccaaagtcggtatgacatgtgatgtatcgttgcttggagaacctaccataaaaatatcattgaaaacaagtcactaataagcgagatattgcactttttaccttttttaatgTTTGCCTCCTAAtgtccaagtcaagaatcagatcagatcgaaattcggtgtacggggttacatgacatagggagtcatgtgtaccaaattttaagttcatagcttcagcggttaagaaacgtgccacagttacactcaaacggccaattcacaccgtttgacctctgtgaccttgaatattaggtcaaatcaaaaacctcagGGATTTTATATCTGTAtgatatttgatgtatccttactaggagaacgtaccataaaaatgttatcgaaaacgagtcactcataagagagatatcacactttttaggtttcctggccccctggtggccaagtcatcagatcggaccgaaattcattgtcagatgtCACAGTCCTGACCTGGggtgtcctgtgtacaaagtttcgaGTTCACAGCTCGGGCGGTTCGGAAACGTgtcactgtttttaaaacaggatacagacgacgacgacgacgacgacgacggacgatggaggGCAAAATACGTTTAGACTGACGGACACCCAAAaaccgcattcggattcgatcggtCCGCCCCGATTCCTAACCGACTGTGGTCTCTATCTCATGTACCCGCTTACACGTCCAACCACGATGGGGTCCAATCGAGTGTGTGCGTTTTTCTTAGTTCCTGCGACAATCCTTTAGATGTCGCGAATTTCAACCCTGATCAAGGCCCTACCTCGGGAAGCTCTTGTGATCATAGGAACGATCATCTCCGGTGGCGTTCAGTTTTAAAGCGATGTCGCTGCAAACAATATTCTTATGGTAGCTGGAATCCAGCTTCTTTTGTATATACTGACATACTGTAGCCGTTGATTTAGTGCCGTTTTTTCTGAAACCATGTTTTTTAGAATAAATGGTAAATAGACATGAATGATAAATGATCTTCATGACATAATTCACTATAATGAGAATTATATATTTTGGCTTAAAAAATGGGAACTCGTTATTACATCTTCCTATTCTGACAACACAACCCGAACAACAATCTCCACAACTTAGGCAATTATAGTAGAAATAAGCGCAAATTGTGCCATtaatttgacatacatgtagaactcCAAAACAACTgatttatctattgttcaggacAGCTTTATCATTATAAACCTATTACGTTGTATCAAGATATCTtctagaaataccaaccagcaaagtatttcaaaagcatttaaaaactAAATTATTCGATTTTTAATTTGAAGTGTTGATACAGAACTtgaggtattgattgtctcacccaaaccgctacGCCTCGGTTgggtattaataaacagagaaacagagaaacgaagaaatcgagaacaAACGATAATTATTATTACAGCTTAGATACAAGCTTTTTTGTGTTTCCATTGAGAACCaaagaaaaaattctcaactGGTTCTCTGTTTCCGCAAAATTCCATATAGGTACAATAATCAAAGAACTGTATACGTAATAACATGGCATGTAACAGCAAATACCCGCGCTCCACACGGAGCTGCGAAGAACTATTGGCCGTACAATTACTAGtcaatgggcgatatgaataaagactagcaaatgcttttatccaagattctatgtacatttacacaaggcctttctgtTGAAAACTGAAGTAagagcatttgctagtctttattcatatcacccaatgtgtcaTGGCCTGTGGTAGTGTGGTAGAATTGAAAATTGcagtatttctttgaagacaGCGTTCGGAGTTACGTTTTTTTCCAATCGTTATCCGTGGCTGTTGTTGATGTCTACTTTGACGAAGATGTTAGGAATACTCTGGGTCGGGAAAAGGCAAACTGTACTCGGGTGAAAGACAAGGGATAAACTCATGGATTCAATCATATGACAGATGAAATCAACATACGACATGACCATGAAAGTCATGTACCTTTTGCTTTACTTCACAAATGTACCGACTGTTaggcaagggtttgtttacaaagggAGTTTGTCATGGTTTTTTTACAATGTTTACCTCGTGTTTTTTCACTCCAGGTTGCCAGTGGGATCAATTAATCTAGGTCAACTAACTGATAATTCGGCTAGAGGCAACAGAATTGGTCCGCAGTGATGTGAAAAGTGCGCAAAATTCTCGTTGAACAACAAACGGGCAGGCCGCAACCGGAAGGTAGGCCTAGAACAGCATTTACACAGAGCCATCTTGAACCTCAAAGTATTAACATTGCTCATCTTTCAGAGAACGTGCGTAATACCGGACTGTTCGAGTTCCATTCCCTATTTCGAAAGCAGGTTGTTTCACACAACAGAACTATCCGGCAATTGACCCAGTTTTGCTGTCAAGTTCATGTTATCACAATATCATTGGATGATCGATATTGATACACTGAATAATGGGGTCATCTGAAGGCATAAAATGGGATTCCCCTGTAATGTATATTTAGAATGAAACTGACGTCATTTTGAAATAGCGATAAAAGGCAGTACCAAATTTGAAGTTTACATTACTCATGCGTTTGCTGACTAACTCAAGACGTATTCATTGTGGAGATTACATGTAGAATATTAACGTGCTATAGAACAATTTGTCAGATAATTTAGGATCTTTCGTGGCTCAACACAAGATTTTTTGAACTCTCGCTTTTTGGCTGCTTAAACGAACTCTTTTCTAAGATGACACAGAGATTGGTCTTCTCAATATTGGTGCTATCGTCCATATCGTTTGTAAGTATAATTTTTACCATTTTAATTCTCGCCCAGGCAGTGGATCGTAATTATGGGGGAGGAGGGGGGCAGTAGGTCCTTTTTCGGTAAGGTCTACCTTACTTTCCTCCTCATTTGGCGGCCACATCATAAAAGTGGATGGTTGGGAGGTTATTTTTAGAGC
The sequence above is a segment of the Lineus longissimus chromosome 12, tnLinLong1.2, whole genome shotgun sequence genome. Coding sequences within it:
- the LOC135497016 gene encoding arylsulfatase B-like, encoding MMTRMFLPTFLILSFVSLTRADNTQTNIVFIVADDLGWNDVSWTNPDIISPNLERMARAGIILNQSYVMPVCSPSRSCFMSGRFPYHTGMQYGVINSKQPYGLPLNLTTLPSLLKDAGYATHIVGKWHQGFCSWAYTPTYRGFDSFYGYYNAAEDYYQHSIPLEPLPHTTVGTDFRDDKLPVKNENGSYSTYLYTERVERIIRQHNTSQPLFLYLPYQSVHEPLEVPKKYEEMYANIKDDNRRIFSGMVTSMDDSVGYVMAALEDRGMMDSTLVIFTSDNGGQYRRGGNNFPLRGNKGTLWEGGTRIPAFVYGNLLKKSRFTYTGMMHAVDWYPTIVEVAKAKLPDYDIDGTSLWQALNANQSSPRNSFVYNLNVKGRDKAQAGIRVGDWKLLVGDPGPAANDNGWYPPPAVTEHKPFDPEGEAYEENEIRIMTDMMDEHMKVSSVRRESRPKKIPKYQLYNIRDDPTEHHDLSQQFTVVLAQMIAFYEKLAETETEAMDPPEVEGSDPKYWGGMWSPGWC